One Papio anubis isolate 15944 chromosome 9, Panubis1.0, whole genome shotgun sequence genomic window carries:
- the C9H12orf65 gene encoding probable peptide chain release factor C12orf65 homolog, mitochondrial isoform X1 codes for MFVSGSFSFGSSASRAMFLKSTTGLFHFPTSLTRICRAPWGLRLWEKLTLLSPGIAVTLVQMAGKKDYPALLSLDENELEEQFVKGHGPGGQATNKTSNCVVLKHIPSGIVVKCHQTRSVDQNRKLARKILQEKVDVFYNGENSPVHKEKQEAAKKKQERKKRAKETLEKKKLLKELWESSKKVH; via the exons ATGTTTGTTTCTGgatccttctcatttgg GTCCTCAGCCAGCAGAGCCATGTTCCTCAAGAGCACCACgggtttatttcattttcctacaTCACTGACCCGAATATGCCGGGCGCCATGGGGACTCCGGCTTTGGGAGAAGCTGACGTTGTTATCCCCAGGAATAGCTGTCACTCTGGTCCAGATGGCAGGCAAGAAGGACTACCCTGCACTGCTTTCCTTGGATGAGAATGAGCTCGAAGAGCAGTTTGTGAAAGGACACGGTCCAGGGGGCCAGGCAACTAACAAAACCAGCAACTGTGTGGTGCTGAAGCACATCCCCTCGGGCATCGTTGTAAAG TGCCATCAGACAAGATCAGTTGATCAGAACAGAAAGCTAGCTCGGAAAATCCTACAAGAGAAAGTAGATGTTTTCTACAATGGTGAAAACAGTCCTgttcacaaagaaaaacaagaagcagcgaagaaaaaacaagaaaggaaaaaaagagcaaaggagaCCCTGGAAAAAAAGAAGCTACTGAAAGAACTGTGGGAGTCAAGTAAAAAGGTCCACTGA
- the C9H12orf65 gene encoding probable peptide chain release factor C12orf65 homolog, mitochondrial isoform X2, translating into MFLKSTTGLFHFPTSLTRICRAPWGLRLWEKLTLLSPGIAVTLVQMAGKKDYPALLSLDENELEEQFVKGHGPGGQATNKTSNCVVLKHIPSGIVVKCHQTRSVDQNRKLARKILQEKVDVFYNGENSPVHKEKQEAAKKKQERKKRAKETLEKKKLLKELWESSKKVH; encoded by the exons ATGTTCCTCAAGAGCACCACgggtttatttcattttcctacaTCACTGACCCGAATATGCCGGGCGCCATGGGGACTCCGGCTTTGGGAGAAGCTGACGTTGTTATCCCCAGGAATAGCTGTCACTCTGGTCCAGATGGCAGGCAAGAAGGACTACCCTGCACTGCTTTCCTTGGATGAGAATGAGCTCGAAGAGCAGTTTGTGAAAGGACACGGTCCAGGGGGCCAGGCAACTAACAAAACCAGCAACTGTGTGGTGCTGAAGCACATCCCCTCGGGCATCGTTGTAAAG TGCCATCAGACAAGATCAGTTGATCAGAACAGAAAGCTAGCTCGGAAAATCCTACAAGAGAAAGTAGATGTTTTCTACAATGGTGAAAACAGTCCTgttcacaaagaaaaacaagaagcagcgaagaaaaaacaagaaaggaaaaaaagagcaaaggagaCCCTGGAAAAAAAGAAGCTACTGAAAGAACTGTGGGAGTCAAGTAAAAAGGTCCACTGA
- the CDK2AP1 gene encoding cyclin-dependent kinase 2-associated protein 1 isoform X1, protein MEKLRTGGREACLRSHSQEWHSWGWRQVQWGGQKRRAGSVHSPSTSMASSQYRQLLSDYGPPSLGYTQGTGNSQVPQSKYAELLAIIEELGKEIRPTYAGSKSAMERLKRGIIHARGLVRECLAETERNARS, encoded by the exons atggagaaactgaggactGGAGGGCGGGAGGcctgtctgaggtcacacagccaggagtgGCACAGCTGGGGCTGGCGCCAAGTCCAGTGGGGAGGACAGAAAAGGAGAG ctGGGAGTGTCCACTCTCCTTCCACCAGCATGGCGTCTTCACAGTACCGCCAGCTGCTCAGTGACTACGGGCCACCATCCCTAGGCTACACCCAG GGAACTGGGAACAGCCAAGTGCCCCAAAGCAAATACGCGGAGCTGCTGGCCATCATTGAAGAGCTGGGGAAGGAGATCAGACCCACGTACGCGGGGAGCAAGAGTGCCATGGAGAGACTGAAGCGCG GCATCATTCACGCTAGAGGACTGGTTCGGGAGTGCTTAGCAGAAACGGAACGGAATGCCAGATCCTAG
- the CDK2AP1 gene encoding cyclin-dependent kinase 2-associated protein 1 isoform X3 — MASSQYRQLLSDYGPPSLGYTQGTGNSQVPQSKYAELLAIIEELGKEIRPTYAGSKSAMERLKRGIIHARGLVRECLAETERNARS, encoded by the exons ATGGCGTCTTCACAGTACCGCCAGCTGCTCAGTGACTACGGGCCACCATCCCTAGGCTACACCCAG GGAACTGGGAACAGCCAAGTGCCCCAAAGCAAATACGCGGAGCTGCTGGCCATCATTGAAGAGCTGGGGAAGGAGATCAGACCCACGTACGCGGGGAGCAAGAGTGCCATGGAGAGACTGAAGCGCG GCATCATTCACGCTAGAGGACTGGTTCGGGAGTGCTTAGCAGAAACGGAACGGAATGCCAGATCCTAG
- the CDK2AP1 gene encoding cyclin-dependent kinase 2-associated protein 1 isoform X2, producing MPAAALNAAGSVHSPSTSMASSQYRQLLSDYGPPSLGYTQGTGNSQVPQSKYAELLAIIEELGKEIRPTYAGSKSAMERLKRGIIHARGLVRECLAETERNARS from the exons ATGCCCGCCGCCGCCCTCAACGCCG ctGGGAGTGTCCACTCTCCTTCCACCAGCATGGCGTCTTCACAGTACCGCCAGCTGCTCAGTGACTACGGGCCACCATCCCTAGGCTACACCCAG GGAACTGGGAACAGCCAAGTGCCCCAAAGCAAATACGCGGAGCTGCTGGCCATCATTGAAGAGCTGGGGAAGGAGATCAGACCCACGTACGCGGGGAGCAAGAGTGCCATGGAGAGACTGAAGCGCG GCATCATTCACGCTAGAGGACTGGTTCGGGAGTGCTTAGCAGAAACGGAACGGAATGCCAGATCCTAG